In a genomic window of Sporosarcina trichiuri:
- the tuf gene encoding elongation factor Tu, producing MAKEKFDRSKTHANVGTIGHVDHGKTTLTAAIATVLAKKGGGEARSYADVDNAPEEKERGITINTSHIEYETATRHYAHVDCPGHADYVKNMITGAAQMDGGILVVSAADGPMPQTREHILLSRQVGVPYLVVFMNKCDMVDDEELLELVEMEIRDLLSEYDFPGDDLPVIKGSALKALEGEEEWEEKIVELMDAVDEYIPTPERDTDKPFMMPVEDVFSITGRGTVATGRVERGQVKVGDTVDIIGLADEPKSTTVTGVEMFRKLLDYAEAGDNIGALLRGVAREDIERGQVLAKPGSITPHTNFKSEVYVLSKEEGGRHTPFFSNYRPQFYFRTTDVTGIITLPEGVEMVMPGDNVEMTIELISPIAIEEGTKFSIREGGRTVGAGVVASIEK from the coding sequence ATGGCTAAAGAAAAATTCGATCGGTCCAAAACGCATGCTAACGTCGGTACAATCGGCCACGTTGACCATGGTAAAACAACTTTGACTGCTGCAATTGCAACAGTTCTTGCAAAAAAAGGCGGCGGTGAAGCACGTTCTTACGCTGACGTTGATAACGCACCTGAAGAAAAAGAGCGCGGTATCACAATCAATACTTCACACATCGAGTATGAAACAGCAACTCGCCACTACGCACACGTAGACTGCCCAGGACACGCCGACTATGTTAAGAACATGATCACAGGCGCTGCTCAAATGGACGGCGGAATCTTGGTTGTATCTGCAGCTGACGGCCCAATGCCGCAAACACGTGAGCACATCCTTCTTTCACGTCAAGTAGGCGTACCTTACTTGGTAGTGTTCATGAACAAATGTGACATGGTGGACGACGAAGAACTTCTTGAACTCGTAGAAATGGAGATCCGTGATCTTCTTTCTGAATATGACTTCCCTGGCGATGACCTTCCAGTTATCAAAGGTTCTGCTCTTAAAGCACTTGAAGGCGAAGAAGAGTGGGAAGAGAAGATCGTTGAACTTATGGACGCAGTTGACGAGTATATCCCAACTCCAGAGCGCGATACTGACAAGCCATTCATGATGCCTGTCGAGGACGTATTCTCGATCACTGGCCGTGGTACAGTAGCAACTGGCCGTGTTGAGCGTGGACAAGTTAAAGTCGGCGACACTGTTGACATCATCGGATTGGCTGACGAACCAAAATCAACAACTGTTACAGGTGTTGAAATGTTCCGTAAGCTTCTTGACTATGCAGAAGCTGGCGACAACATCGGGGCACTTCTTCGCGGGGTAGCTCGTGAAGATATCGAACGCGGACAAGTACTTGCAAAGCCGGGTTCAATCACACCGCACACTAACTTCAAATCTGAAGTATACGTTTTGTCAAAAGAAGAAGGCGGACGTCACACTCCATTCTTCTCGAACTACCGCCCGCAGTTCTACTTCCGTACAACTGACGTAACTGGAATCATCACACTTCCAGAAGGCGTAGAAATGGTTATGCCTGGCGACAACGTTGAAATGACGATCGAACTGATCTCTCCAATCGCGATTGAAGAAGGAACTAAGTTCTCAATCCGTGAAGGCGGCCGTACTGTCGGCGCTGGCGTTGTAGCTTCTATCGAAAAGTAA
- the rpsJ gene encoding 30S ribosomal protein S10 has protein sequence MAKQKIRIRLKAYDHRVLDQSAEKIVETAKRSGASVSGPIPLPTERSVYTVLRAVHKYKDSREQFEMRTHKRLIDIVNPTPQTVDALMKLDLPSGVDIEIKL, from the coding sequence ATGGCAAAACAAAAGATTCGTATCCGTTTGAAAGCGTATGACCACCGTGTGCTTGATCAATCGGCTGAGAAGATCGTTGAAACTGCAAAGCGTTCAGGAGCTAGTGTATCAGGTCCGATTCCATTGCCGACAGAGCGTTCGGTCTACACAGTTCTTCGTGCGGTCCACAAATACAAGGACTCACGTGAGCAGTTCGAAATGCGTACGCACAAACGTCTGATCGATATCGTCAATCCGACACCACAAACTGTCGACGCTTTGATGAAGCTTGACTTACCGTCTGGCGTAGACATTGAAATCAAACTCTAA
- the rplC gene encoding 50S ribosomal protein L3 has product MTKGILGRKVGMTQVFAENGDLIPVTVIAAAPNVVLQKKTDETDGYEAIQLGFEDKREKLSNKPAMGHVAKAETAPKRFIREIRGIDAAEYEVGQEVKVDTFAEGDVIDITGVSKGKGFQGVIKRHGFSRGPMSHGSRHHRAPGSIGSVDAQRVFKGKKMPGRTGGKTVTIQNLEVVRVDTERNLLLVKGNVPGAKKSLVIVKSAIKGN; this is encoded by the coding sequence ATGACCAAAGGAATCTTAGGAAGAAAAGTCGGTATGACGCAAGTATTTGCTGAAAACGGCGACTTGATCCCCGTAACTGTAATTGCGGCTGCTCCAAACGTTGTTCTTCAGAAGAAGACAGACGAAACAGACGGCTACGAAGCAATCCAGCTCGGATTCGAGGACAAACGTGAAAAGCTTTCCAACAAACCAGCTATGGGACATGTTGCAAAAGCTGAAACGGCACCTAAGCGCTTCATTCGCGAAATTCGCGGAATCGATGCAGCTGAGTACGAAGTTGGTCAGGAAGTCAAAGTTGATACATTCGCAGAAGGCGATGTCATCGACATTACAGGAGTATCTAAAGGTAAAGGGTTCCAAGGTGTTATCAAACGTCACGGATTCTCACGCGGGCCTATGAGCCACGGTTCACGCCATCACCGCGCACCAGGTTCAATCGGATCTGTTGACGCACAGCGCGTATTCAAAGGGAAGAAAATGCCGGGTCGTACAGGCGGCAAAACCGTTACTATCCAAAACCTTGAAGTCGTGCGGGTTGATACAGAACGCAACTTGCTGCTTGTAAAAGGTAACGTTCCAGGCGCTAAGAAATCACTTGTCATCGTGAAAAGCGCAATCAAAGGGAACTAA
- the rplD gene encoding 50S ribosomal protein L4, which produces MPKVSVVNQTGSAAGEIELNDSIFGIEPNQAVLFEALVQQRAAMRQGNHKVKTRAEVAGGGRKPWRQKGTGRARQGSIRSPQWRGGGIVFGPTPRSYSYKLPKKVRRLALRSALSSKVREEELVVLEGLTFDAPKTKEFTKVLADLSIGKKALFVTADLDENVALSARNIPGISVVTANGISVLDLAAHDQLVITKDAVKKIEEVLG; this is translated from the coding sequence ATGCCAAAAGTATCCGTAGTGAATCAAACTGGATCTGCAGCAGGCGAAATCGAACTGAACGACTCCATATTCGGAATTGAGCCAAACCAGGCAGTCCTATTCGAAGCATTGGTTCAGCAGCGTGCAGCAATGCGCCAAGGGAACCACAAAGTAAAAACACGTGCAGAAGTAGCAGGCGGCGGCCGCAAGCCGTGGCGCCAGAAAGGTACTGGCCGTGCCCGTCAAGGCTCGATCCGATCCCCGCAATGGCGCGGAGGCGGTATCGTCTTCGGACCGACACCACGCAGCTACAGCTACAAACTGCCTAAAAAAGTCCGTCGTCTTGCCCTTCGTTCCGCTTTGTCCAGCAAAGTGCGTGAAGAGGAACTGGTCGTATTGGAAGGTTTGACTTTCGATGCACCGAAGACAAAGGAATTCACAAAAGTGCTTGCTGATCTTTCAATCGGCAAAAAAGCATTGTTCGTCACTGCTGACCTTGATGAGAACGTAGCATTGTCTGCTCGTAACATCCCCGGAATCAGCGTTGTGACTGCAAACGGCATCAGCGTGCTTGACTTGGCTGCACATGATCAGCTCGTCATCACAAAAGACGCTGTTAAAAAAATCGAGGAGGTGCTTGGTTAA
- the rplW gene encoding 50S ribosomal protein L23 produces the protein MEARDVLKRPVITERSSEAMEFNKYTFEVDTRANKTHIKQAVEEIFGVTVEKVNVQNYKGKFKRMGKHAGYTNKRRKAIVTLTADSKDIELFDI, from the coding sequence ATGGAAGCACGTGATGTATTGAAGCGTCCGGTCATTACCGAGCGATCTTCTGAAGCGATGGAGTTCAACAAGTACACATTCGAAGTCGACACTCGTGCAAACAAAACGCACATCAAACAAGCAGTCGAAGAAATCTTCGGAGTAACAGTGGAAAAAGTGAATGTCCAGAATTACAAAGGTAAATTCAAGCGTATGGGTAAACATGCAGGCTACACAAACAAGCGCCGCAAAGCGATTGTTACATTGACTGCTGACTCTAAAGATATCGAACTCTTCGACATCTGA
- the rplB gene encoding 50S ribosomal protein L2, which yields MAIKKYKPTSNGRRNMTTSDFAEITASKPEKSLLEPIKRKGGRNNQGRITVRHQGGGHKRQYRVIDFQRRKDGIPGRVATIEYDPNRSANIALINYADGEKRYILAPKGLKVDMTVMSGPDADIRVGNTLPLENIPMGSTIHNIEMKPGKGGQLVRSAGTSAQLLGREGKYVIIRLQSGEVRMILAACRATIGQVGNEQHELINIGKAGRSRWMGKRPTVRGSVMNPNDHPHGGGEGRTPIGRPSPVTPWGKPALGYKTRSKRNKSDKLIVRRRKK from the coding sequence ATGGCGATTAAGAAATACAAACCTACCTCCAACGGACGCCGTAACATGACGACTTCGGATTTTGCTGAAATCACAGCAAGCAAGCCGGAAAAATCATTGCTTGAGCCGATCAAGCGTAAAGGCGGACGTAACAACCAAGGTAGGATTACAGTTCGTCACCAAGGTGGCGGTCACAAGCGCCAATACCGTGTCATCGACTTCCAGCGCCGGAAAGATGGCATACCAGGACGCGTTGCTACGATCGAATATGATCCGAACCGTTCTGCCAACATCGCATTGATCAACTATGCGGATGGGGAAAAACGTTACATCCTAGCTCCAAAAGGATTGAAAGTGGACATGACTGTCATGTCAGGACCTGATGCGGACATCCGCGTAGGTAACACTCTTCCATTGGAAAACATCCCAATGGGTTCAACAATCCACAACATCGAGATGAAGCCTGGCAAAGGCGGACAGCTTGTCCGTTCCGCTGGTACATCCGCACAATTGCTCGGACGTGAAGGCAAATATGTCATCATCCGTCTGCAATCTGGTGAAGTCCGTATGATCCTTGCAGCTTGCCGCGCAACAATCGGCCAAGTCGGCAACGAGCAGCACGAACTCATCAACATCGGTAAAGCAGGACGTTCACGCTGGATGGGCAAACGCCCGACTGTCCGCGGATCTGTCATGAACCCGAACGATCACCCGCATGGTGGTGGTGAAGGACGTACGCCGATCGGCCGTCCAAGCCCAGTTACACCTTGGGGCAAGCCTGCTCTTGGTTACAAGACACGCTCGAAGCGTAACAAATCCGACAAACTCATCGTTCGTCGCCGCAAAAAATAA
- the rpsS gene encoding 30S ribosomal protein S19 — MGRSLKKGPFADDHLLKKVDAQKDAQKKQVIKTWSRRSTVFPSFIGLTIAVYDGRKHVPVYITEDMVGHKLGEFAPTRTYKGHGADDKKTKR; from the coding sequence ATGGGCCGCAGCTTGAAAAAAGGACCTTTCGCAGACGATCATCTGCTGAAGAAGGTCGATGCTCAAAAAGATGCACAGAAGAAACAAGTCATCAAGACTTGGTCACGCCGTTCAACAGTATTCCCTTCCTTCATCGGATTGACAATCGCTGTTTACGACGGACGCAAACACGTACCTGTCTACATCACTGAAGACATGGTCGGCCACAAATTGGGTGAATTCGCACCTACCCGCACTTATAAAGGTCACGGTGCTGACGACAAGAAAACGAAACGCTAA
- the rplV gene encoding 50S ribosomal protein L22, with protein sequence MQQAKASVRTVRIAPRKVRLVVDLIRGKKIGEAVAILRLTPKAASPVVEKVLNSAIANAEHNFEMDLENLIVSEVFVDEGPTMKRFRPRAQGRASAINKRTSHITVVVSEKKEG encoded by the coding sequence ATGCAACAAGCTAAAGCATCTGTCCGCACAGTCCGCATTGCTCCTCGTAAAGTACGATTAGTCGTTGATCTTATCCGGGGCAAGAAAATCGGTGAAGCGGTCGCTATTCTGCGTTTGACGCCAAAAGCGGCATCTCCAGTCGTGGAAAAAGTATTGAATTCAGCTATCGCTAACGCTGAGCACAACTTTGAAATGGATCTTGAGAACCTGATTGTCAGTGAAGTATTCGTTGACGAAGGTCCGACAATGAAACGTTTCCGTCCGCGTGCACAAGGCCGTGCGAGCGCAATCAACAAACGCACAAGCCACATCACAGTAGTGGTATCTGAAAAGAAGGAGGGATAA